Part of the Marinobacterium rhizophilum genome is shown below.
GCCGCGGTGCATCGTCTTCGATCAGCTGTATCTGAACACCTGGCAGCATCATCCTTCGCCGGCACCTGAAATTCTTGATAGTCAAATTTATGACATTCGGCCCAGGGGCACAACCGTGCCAGTCACATATTTTTGACACTCGATGCCCGCATACCAGGAAACGGCAGAAAAGCGGAAAGCGTTCAATCACTCCTCACAAATAAAAAAGCGCCACTGGCGGGCGCTTTTTCAGCTCATGTTCTGCCGTTAAGCCAGCATTATTCTTCGCAATTTTCCTAAACAGCCGGAACCGAGGTGGTGTGATGCTCGGATACCGCGATCTGTGACCAGCCTTCGGCTATCTGCGACAACAGGCCCCGGACTTCACGCACCTTGCTTTCGTCATTGTCGCGATTGGCCTCATAAAGACAGCGCACCATATAGTCATACAGCCGATCCAGATTGGCGGATAACTCACCGCCGGCTTCATGATTCAGGGTCCCTTTGAGGTTCATGACGATATCGGTTGCCTTGTTGAGCTGCAGGGTACGCAGGCCGATATCCTTGCGTTCTATGGCCCCCGCAGCCTTGGCCAGCGCTTCCTGGGCCCCGCCCAGCAGCATGGTAATCAGATGATGGGGCGTTGCGGATTCAATGCTGGCTCGCAGGTCGACACTTTTATACTGTTTAAGCGCGTTTATATTCATGCTCGGCTCTTTGTCGAATAGGTTGGGCAACGTCGATCATGTTGCCATTGTGCCACGGCAAATCCAATGTGCCACGCTGAATCAAAACCGACTCTGTGCCAGGCCGGGATGTGCAAGCGGGCAACAGCGTTCGCGGGCGGCTGCATTAATCTTTCGCCGTGTACGGCAGGCGATCGAGAATGCCTTCCAGCGAATCGCCGGTTGAATTCAGGCTGCTGATTATCTGCTCCATTGCCAGGAACTGGGCGGACAGCCGCGCTTCGTATTTTTCGATGCGCCGGTCAAGGTCTTCCCGGTCATCGGATATATCGTCCAGCCGATCATTCAGGCTCGTTTCCCGGCTCGCAATAGGCCCGGAACTGGCCAGGAATTCGTTGATAAGATTATTCATGCCGCCCGCAAAACCACGGGAGAAACCGATCTCGAACGCCCCCTGGGCGGCCGCGCCAGGACTGATGCTGAGGTTCAGCCCATAGGCACCCGAGCTCAGGTCGGGTAGCAGCACCTCGCCGGCACCAAAGCCGGCAACGCCATTGATCGTGCCCGCCACATCCTTGCCAGCGGTACCCGTGAGCGCGGTGTCGATGCCAAGCTGGCCAATATCGGCGCCAGCCAGGCTGAAGGAAACCTTCGAGCTGCTGCCATAATCGCGGGAGGTAAAGGTAAAGGCATCGGTGCCGCTATCGTAGCTGACATCGACCGCCGCCCTGGCGCCAGCGAGCTTGGCATCGCCGTTGATCAGTGACTGCAGCTCGGCCCTCAGCTCCTCGACGGTCGAATAGGTGCCCGTCAGGCTGATCGTATCGGACTCGGTGCCATTAACCTTGATCTTGAAGCTGTAGTCGCCCGGTGAGGTGTCCAGTGATGGCACAAAAGCATCGCTGCCAGCGTCAAAACCCGTTGCCGTCACACTATTGCCGCCAACAAGTCCCTTGGCCGGATCCTGGGTGATCAGTACATCGTAACTGCCGGCAACGGTACTGGACGCCCGGGTCCCGACACCGACCTCAACGTAACTGTTGCTGGAGCTCGTCTTGCGGGCGAACAGGGTTTCGACCAGTTCAAAATTGCCACTCAGCGCCGACTCGAACTCGGTCTCGTTGATCGACAGCGTACCGTCGAGCTCCGTGCGGATACCCAGATTGGCCAGGGCGGTAAAGCCGGACTCGATCCCGGGCACCGTCGCCCCGATCATGCTGCGCAACTGGCGCATCACCGTTTTGGCGGTGGCGTCGGTGGAGAGATCACCCTTGACGGTATTATTGTCTTCATCCGTGCTGTAACCGGTGAGGTTACCGGCGGTTTCGTACAGCGTGTTGTATGCCTCGACAAAGTCACGGATGGCCTGTTCGGCCACGGCCTTGTCGGCATCGACACTGAAGGTGATTTTCTCGCCGGCACTGCTTTTATTCAGCGTGAAGTCGAACCCGGCGATCACATCGTCGATGGTGTTGCTGTCGCGCTTGACGCTCAGGCCATTGACCTTCAGTTCGGCATCGCTGGCCTGCTGGGTCTCGGTCACGCCGGAAAAGTTTGCCGCCGTAAACTCGAAATCCGCGAGAGACGCATCACTGGCACTAATCTGCAGTGCATTGTCGGCACCGGACGGCGCCGTGAGCATCAGCTGGTACTGATCATCGACACGCAGCACCGACGCCTGAATGCCGGAATCGCTGGCGTTGATTTTCTCGGCGATACTCTGCAGCGAATCACTGGCGTCAACCTCGATACTCAGCGCAGCCCGGTCATCATTGACCTGGAAGCTGTCAGGCTCATCCGCGACGTTGTAGCTCCACTGGCCGAACTGGATACTCAGCTCACCCGTAGCCCCAATAGCCGCGTTCTGATCCGCGGTCGCCCCCATCGCCAGCGACTGCGCACGCGCCACATCCACCACCTCGATCTGGTAGGTCCCCGTCTGGGCGCCGGCAGCCAGCGAATTGGGCGTAATCACATCGGTGTCGGGAAAGGCAACAGAGCGCGCATTGAAGGTATCGTTATTGGCCAGCGGCGAGATAACGTCCTGGAACCCGGACATGGCACTCTTCAGGGTGCCGTAGGCGGAAATCTGTGCCTGCAGCGTTTCCTGTTTGGAATCGAGCCGGTTCTGAGTGGGTGCACGTTCCGCTTCAACCAGCTGAGACACCAGGTTGGCGGTATCGAGACCCGACCCCGCGCCAAGCAAAGAAATAATGTTGGCCATGTCCGCCTCAATCAGTTGAAAGGTTGACTAGTTAGCCCGTATCGCCGGGCCCTGTCCAGCGCCGCCGGGCATCAGGCCTTTTGATCAAAAATAAGCCCGATCATGCCCTCGATGTGCTCGGCAAACTTCAGCGCCTCTTCCGTAGGCATCTGGCGTATCACTTCCTGGGTTTCGACGTCCATCACCTTGACGACCAGCTTGTCGGTGGAACCGTCCACCGAGAAGTTCAGCGAGCGCTGCCCCCCGGCCTGCATCAGCTCGTTGAGCTTGTCCACGGCGGCCTGCAGCTTTTCGGCCGAGGCCTCGGCGATGACCGCCGAGTCTGCAGCATCCGCCTGCGATTTAACCACTCCGGCAGGTTGACCCGGCGCAATGCCCCGGGATGAGGGTTCCGCACTGGGCGTTCCCTTCGCCATGGGTGGCGATATCATGTTACTGGCTTCGATACTCATATCCTTATATCCCATGCTCAAAAGGCCGCCCCCGCGGGACAGCCTTTTATCTGGATCAAATCAGGCTCGGTTCAGCGCTTACTGCAGCAGCGACAGCACCTGCTGGGGCGCGGCATTGGCCTGGGCCAGCATCGCAGTACCGGCCTGCTGCAGTACCTGGGCACGGGACAGTGCCGCAGATTCCGCTGCAAAGTCGGCATCCTCGATCCGCGAACGGGCCGCCGAGGCGTTTTCCGAGATATTCGACAGGTTGTTGATGGTGAAATCCAGCCGGTTGCTGATCGCACCGAGGTCACCGCGGCTTGAGTTGATGGTATCCAGGGCATTGTCGATTGCGCCAATGGCTTTCTGGGCGCCGGCAACTGTAGAAATGTCGATGCTGGACAGCGCCGTGCCATTAACCGTGCCGCTCAGGTCGGTATTCATATCACTAAGCCCGGTTGCAGTGGCACCGTTTGCAGTAACATCAATGCTGATAGGCTTGTCATTTGCTGAATCGAGTTTGATTCGTGCGTTTAATGTAACAGAGTCATTAGCACCATCGGAATTCGAGTCACTGGCGAATGTAATCCCCAGCCGCGCTGCTGTCGCCGCTCCGTTTTCCTGACCCATCTCAATTGTAATGGCAGAATTCCCAGAAAGCTGCAATTGCCCGTTGTCATCAATTGAGGCCGTGACTCCAGTATTACCACTAGCTCCATTAATATCCGCAATCGCCGCATCAATGTCATCTAGATCTATATTTGCAACCTCATACCCATTAATTTTTATAGAACCATCATCAGCGCCTAGCGTTGTAGCACCGGTTGTTGCATCCAATGCTGGCATACCTGTACCCAGATCTCCTGAGTCACCGTTGTTGGCTCCAGTAAAGGTGAAGGCAGTGTCAGACGAAAGGGTCAGATAACCGCTGTTATCCACCGATGCTGTAACACCCGTATTTGCCGTTTCACCATTTATCACTGCTGCTAGTGCCTCTACTGTACTACTAGCTGTCAACGCAGCGATACCAGTCAACTCAACACCATTTAATTTCAAATCTGCATCAGCAGCAATAGACGCAATAGCTGTCATGTCGGGAGCCGCAGTTGCCGTCACCGTATGCTGAACCTTTGCCAAATTAACCGCAAAAGAGCTCTGTGCAACAGTTGCTGCTGTGACACCTGTATCATCACTAACCGCGTTTATGTTCGCAACTTTCTCAGCCAAAGTATTAACTGTTCCCCCATCTGCAGCCACTGCGGATATCGAAACACCATTAATCTTAAGGTCATTAACCGCCAAGACGGTATCCTGCTCCCCTGATGGTGATAATTCCTCACCAATGACTACACCCTGCCCTTCCACACGGCGGAAGCCCAATGATTCGAGATCTGCATCCGTACCATTCGCACCAGTAGTAACAGTAATTGCAGAACCATCATCGGACGACATAGCAATACTGCCTAGCTGCGAGTCAGTGTCCGTGAAACCTGTGGCATTCCCAACGGGTGTATTATCCACATCATCGATCGTGATTGTACCACCGGTGGTGTTGGACAGCACCAAGCGCCCATTGTCGGCATTGATACTGGCGGTTACCGCACCACCAGTCGTGCTGTTGATAAGGTCGACCATTTCGTCCAGATTGGAAGAAGTAATACCATCAGCAGCGGTACCAGAACCAACTTGATAAACTACCGCATCCGAACCATTGGTCGATCCCACGGTAATCGTGAAGGAGTCACCGGCAGTCAGCACGCCGGTCGCGTTTGCCCCCGCCTCCATAACGTTAAAAGCGGTTGCAGTAACGCCCTCAACATTAGAATTGATATTACTCAGCAAGTCGTCAATATTCTTTGTAGTCGAATCATGGGCATCCAGTGCTGAACCGTTAATCAACACGTCACCGTCCTGAATATCAATAGCGGTCATCACGGCACCGGAGAGGTCAGCAGACTGAGATCCCAAGCCCAGAGTCGAAGAATCCATCGCCTGGATGCTCATTTCAATGGTCTGGTTCGCCTGGGCGCCGACCTGTAGTTTGACCGATCCCAGTGAACCATCCAGAATATTCTGACCGTTGAAAGAGGTGGTCGAGGCAATGCGATCCAGCTCCTGTACCAGCTGCTGCACCTCGGCATTCAGGGTGGCGCGGTTACCCTCGGAGTAGGTGCCGCTGGAGGACTGGATGGACAGCTCACGCATGCGCTGCAGGATATTGGTGGACTCGTCCAGCGCACCCTCGGCGGTCTGGATCAGGGAGATACCGTCGTTGGCGTTACGCACCGCCTGGTTCAGGCCACGCACTTCCGAGGTCAGGCGGCTGGAGATGGCAAGACCCGCGGCATCGTCGGCCGCCGAGTTGATGCGCTTGCCGCTGCTCAGGCGTTCCATCGAGGTGTTCAGGTCGTTCTGCGACGCCGTCAGGTTGCGCTGAGCATTCAGCGACATGATGTTGGAATTGATTACCATTGCCATGAGTGTTGCTCCTCAGTTTTACTGGCAGCCCAGTCTGACAGGCTGTTGTGTTCTTAAGGCCGATCCGGGGAATCGCGTCTCCAGCCCTTCTGCGTTTAGCTATCGGCGATACCCCGGATAGCTTTAGTCTTTTTTGACCCGGGCCGCCGTCAACATCGCGTTGCCTTCTATTAACGGCAGGTTCAAACTGAACATGAGGATTTTTTCCAGGGACCCGCGATGAACCCATCCAGAGAGATTGCCGAGCAGCTGCTCAAGGCCACCGACGCACTCCTTGCGCGGGCACGCAGCGAAGACTTCGAGAACCTGGCGCCGCTCCAGCACACGCGCGCGACGCTTATCGAGCAGCTGGACCACTCGCTTGGGAGCAAGCTGTCCGTGACCGAAGCCACCGAGCTTGCCGAGATTCTGCAACAGGTGCGCAGCCTTGAGGACGACACCCAGGCCCTCCTGCAGTCCCGCAAAAAGACCCTGCTCGATGAGCACCACAAGCTCAAAAAAGGCCAGCGCGCGCAAAAAGCCTACGGCAACATGGGGTAAAGGCACGATACCCGTAGGGTGGAGTGAGCCGGCGCCTTTTATTATGTGAAAGCACCATTCGAAAGCGCTACTGCCGGGTGCAACCGCCGCGGTAGCGGGTAAACGCCACGTTCGCTGCGGTAAAGGTGCGATTCGCTGCGCTTATCAGCACCCTACGGTGCACTGCCGCGCATCCCGGGGGATGGCGGATTATTGCACTGCGGTGCTTTTCCCGTAGGGTGGAATGAGCCTGCGAATTCCACCATTCGTTCGAAAGCGCCGCTGCCCGGAGCAACCGCAGAGGTCTCGCTGATTCGCTGCGGTAAACGGTGCGATTCGCTGCGCTCATCAGCACCCTACGGTGCACTGCCGCGCATCCCGGGGGATGGCGGATTATTGCACTGCGGTGCTTTACCCGTAGGGTGGAATGAGCCTGCGCCTTTTATTATGTGAAAGCACCATTCGAAAGCACCGCTGCCCGGAGCAACCGCAGAGGTCTCGCTGATTCGCTGCGGTAAAGGTGCGATTCGCTGCGCTCATCAGCACCCTACGAAGCATTACGGAAAATGCCGAGAACAGGAGGACACGGATGTCCAATTACCGACGGGCCTGGCACCCCGGTGGCTGCTACTTTTTTACCGTCAACCTGCAACGCCGCCACAATGACCTGCTGGTCCGATACATCGATAACCTGCGCGAGGCCGTGCGACATGTACGGAACCGACACCCGTTCGTTATTCATGGCTGGGTGGTTCTGCCGGACCACCTGCACTGCCTGATCGAATTGCCGATCGGGGATTGCGACTATGCAATCCGCTGGTCTCTGATCAAAAGCCGCTTCAGCCGCAGTATCCCGCCATTCGAACGACGCTCGCGCAGCCAGTCCCGGCGCGGCGAACGCGGCATCTGGCAACGCCGGTACCGGGAACATGCAATCCGCAGTGAGCAGGACTATCGGGCGCATCTGGACTATATCCACATCAACCCGCTCAAGCATGGTCTGGTTGAGCGCGTATCGGCCTGGCCGTACTCGACCTTCCACCGCTGTGTCGCCGAGGGACTCTATGACGAAGACTGGGCCGATGATGGCCAGGCTCGCCGGCTGTCCTATGACGACTAAAGGTAAGAATGGAGTGACATTGAGGTGCGGCTTGGTAACAGGTGCGGCTTGGTAAACGGTGCGATTCGCTGCGCTCATCAGCACCCTACGGCGCACGGCCATTCGACGCGGTGGCAATGAGCCTGCGCTTGTCTATATGTGAAAGCACCACACCCGCGAATTTCACCGAAACCGCCGCGGATAATGTATGCACATGCGTGAACGGTGCGATCCGGTAAACGGTGCGATTCGCTGCGCTCATCAGCACCCTACGGGGTGCCACCCGGCGCCGCTGCCGCAAGGACAGTAAGTTACCGGATGTAATCGAACAGGCTCATACCGCTTATCTTGCTGAAACTGGCGTAGGCGGCTTCCAGCGTGGTCTGCTGCAATGTCAAGCGGCTGATGGCCTCGTTGTAGTCCAGGTCCTGGAATGACGACAGCGTTTCCTGGGTATAGAGCTTGTAGTCGTCGTTCACCAGCTGTTGCTGCTCCAGTGCATTCATGCGCGCACCAATGGTAGTGGTAGCACGGATATTGACATCCTCTGCAGCCTGCAGAGCGTCGAGAGTACGCGCCAGCAGAGCATTGAACTGCTGCTTTCCAGCCTCGGTACTGGTATCGGATTCTTTCAGGCCATTGCTCAAGTCCAGCGCAAAATTCAGAATATTATCCCGCTCAAGCGGGCTGCCAACTTCGGCCGTGAAGGTATTGCCGCTGCCCGGCGCTGGCAGGTTTCCGACCGTCAGGTCCACACCGTTAAAGCTCACCAGGTCATCAGTGGCCACGGTAACCCCCGTTGTCGTCAGGTTCACCGCAGGCACATCCTGCGAAAATACATCCGTGCCATCGGCAGACGCCACCGTCAGCAGGCCAGTATCGTCAATACTGATGGTAAATGGCGACGCGCCGCTGCTGCTGGCCGGCTGGAAAGCATCCAGGTCAGCAACTGCCAGGCTTGCAATGGCACCTGATGAATTACTACCCAGGGTCGGCACCGCCACCGTTTCGAACAGCTGGGCGCCCGAATCAGTGGAGGCGATACGGTTATCCGGGCCTATCTGGACAAAGCGCTGCTCGGCATCGCCGTTAAACAGGTAGCGCTGGGTCGCATCGTCAAAGCTGTAGGCCTGCTGGTCACCCTGGAAACCGGAGAACAGGTATTCACCCTGTACATCCTTGGTATTCATCAGCCCCTGCATCTGGTTGATGATGCCGTCCACTTCGGCGGCCAGGGCCGTGCGGTTCTGCGCGTTCAGCACCGGGCTGCCCGCCTGGATGGTAATTTCCCGCAGCCGCACGATGCTGTTGAACATCCCGTCCAGGGTGCTTTCTTCCAAACTGAGGCGTCGGTCCGCCGTATCGATACTGGTCTGGAACTGGTCGGTGCGGGCGATTTCCTGCTCCAGCTTGATTATCTGGCTGGCAGCCAGTGGATCGTCCGAGGGCTGCAGCACGCGCTTGCCGGTGGCGATTTGTTCCTGGGTCCTGATCAGTTCGCTGTTGGCCCGGCTCAGGTTGTCGACGTTGTTAAGAAAAACTTGCTGGGTTGAGATTCGCATTCCATATCGCTCCTAACAGGCCTAGATGGCGGCCAGCAGTGAGTCAAAAATCGTCTGGGAGGCCGCTATCAGTCGCGCCGACGCCTGGTAGGCCTGCTGATACTGCACCAGCCTGGCCGCTTCCTCATCGAGGTTAACGCCGGTAAGGCTGGATTTGGTTTGCAGGTTGGCATCCAGTACCGCTTTGCTGGACTGGGTGGTGATCTGGGCGGTGGCGGTAACGCTGCCGACGCGCTCGAGCTGGCGACCGTACTGGTCCTGGTAGGCGCTGCCATCCACCAGCTTGGCAAACTGCAGCTCGGCCATGGCCAGGGCATTGCGGTTATTGGATACGCCGCCGGCACTGTCCGCCAGCGCCAGCCCGCGCCCGCTGTTCAGTTCCAGCGCAAACTCCGAAGCGCCACTGCGGGTAGGCTGGATTTCAAACTTGTCACCCTTGAGAAAGCGCCCGCTGGAGTCCAGCTCCATGCGAAAGCCGTCGACCTGCAGCGTCAGGCTGCCGCTGGCGGCATCGAAGTAAAATTCCTGGTTGGCATCCACGTCCGTGTCAGCGATTTCGCTCGTGAGCTGATTGCTGTTCCAGCGCACGCCATCGCTCAGGCGCGTGACGGTAAAGCTGCTGTCGGTATTGAACACCAGTTCGTAGGCTGACGCCTTGAGTGTACCGGTATCGACAATGTTGACCCTGGACGTTGTGCTCGTCGCGTTGTGGCTGCTCGCCAGCACCCGGTCGGTTGTCACCTGGCTGGCGTTGATATCGGCAAACAGACGCAGGCCGGCATTGCCGTCCAGGTCCAGCCCCTGGGCCTGCTGCTGATTCATACTGTCGGCGAACACCATGGCCAGACGCCCCATTTCATCCTGTGTCTGGTACAGCACATCGGCGCGGTAATCCAGCAGGCCACCCACCTGGCCGCCACTGAGCTGAGCCGTGACATCACTGCGACTGCTGCCGACCTGCAGCGCGATATTGCGCTGACTGGCATCCGTGCTGTCCTGTACCGTCAGGAGCCGGCTGGCACTGATGCCCACCACCAGGGGCTCGCCGTTGCCGATGAAAATACTCACCTCGCCATTGGGCTCGGGCACGGTGGAGAAACCGATATAGCCTGCCAGGGATTCCATCAGCCGGTCGCGCTCATCCAGCATCTCGTTGGTCGAGGCACCGGAGGCTGTGGCCAGACGCACCTGGTCGTTAATCTTGGCCAGGTTCTGGCCGATACTGTTGATCTGGGCGACAGAGTTTTCGATCTGGCCGTTGATGGTATCGCCCTGGCGCACAAGGCTGGCATCCAGGTCCTGGAAGCGGCGCACCAGGGCATCGGCCTGGGCCAGAAATAGCTCGCGGTTGGCCAGGTTGCTCGGATCATCCACCGCTCCCTGCAGGGCGCCAAAATAGTCATCCATGGCCTTGGACACACTGGAAACATCGGAGGCCAGCAGGTTGTCGAGCTGGTTGGCCAGCTGTTCAAAGGCCAGGGCACTGTTGTAGGCCGAGGTATCGGACATGATCTGGCCGGTCAGGAAATCATTGGCCATGCGCTGCACATCGCGCACTTCGACGCCGCCCAGGTTGTCCCGCGAGGCGAGATCCGCCCGCTGCATCGAGTAGCCCGGCGTGTTGACGTTGGCAATATTCTGCCCGACCACCGACAGCGCGCTAGTATTGCTCTGCAACGCCTGGGTACCGAGGCTCAACAGGTTGAAACTGGACATTGACTCTCTCCCTCGCGGCGCCAGACAGGACGCGCCGACCTAGATTCTTAGCGGCCAGCCGCGGTTATTCTTGAGCTGAATCTGCTCGCGCCTGCAACAGCAGTTCACTGTCGAAGATACGGTTTATTTTCTGGGCATAGGCCGGATCCGTAGCGTAGCCGGCGGCCTGCAGCTCCTGCAGGTAGGCCCTGGGGTCGGCGGCCTGCTCCAGCGCCTGGCGGTAACGGGGGTTCTGCTGCAGGAAGCCGACATAGTCCTCAAAACTCTGCTCGAACGAGCCGTAGGCACGAAACGCCGCGGCTTCGCGCACCGCCACACCGCCCCGGTATTCCAGCGTACTGACGCCCACCCGCTCCCCCTGCCAGCTGCTGTCAGCCTTGATATTGAACAGGTTGCGGCTGTTGCGCCCGCTGCTGTCCTGGGTGATGTGCCGGCCCCAGCCGGTTTCCAGTGCCGCCTGGGCCACCAGCACCTTGGGATCAACACCGATTTGCGGCGCCATCCGTTGTGCCAGCGGCAACAGGGTCGCGACGAAATCAGCCGGGCTATCAAAAGCCACGGGCTCGGCACCGGCGTCCGCTGCACCGCCTGGCGCCGCCTCGGACGCAGCTACGGCAGACGGGCCCTCAACCGGGCCAGGAGAGCTGACATGGGGGGGCAGCTCCGAAGCCTCCGCCTCCCTGGCACCCTGGCGCTGCAACAGTGCCGCCAGCTCGCTGCCGCCACCCAGGGCGCGCTTGAGCATGCGTTCGGACTCATCCAGCGGGCGCAGGTCCGCCTTGTCACGCTCGGTATCCGGCATATTCAGCTGCTGACCCAGTTGCTTGACCAGCACCTCGGCCAGGCCCATGCCCTTGCCGGTGGAGAGCTCCAGCGTCATCTGCTGATCAAGCATGTCCTGGTAGAACTTCACATCGCCGCTGTTGAACGGGCTGTCTTCGGCCAGGGATGCGTTGGCCTCGCGCATGCTCTTGAGCATCATGCTCATGAACATCTGCTCGAACTGCTTGGCCACCTGGGCCAGCGCTTCGGGACCGTCATTTTTGGCATCGCGCTTGAGCTGCGTCAGCTGGGTGAGATCGGTATAAACCTGCGCCTTGCTGCCAAGGCCGTTACTGCGCTCCATCAGGCCCTCCCCTTGCTTGCTGGCAAAGTACGCCGCTCGCCATAACCAGTCATATCACCACCAGCTCGGCCCGCAGGGCACCGGCCTGCTTCAGCGCTTCGAGAATCGCCATCAGGTCCCCCGGCGCCGCGCCCACCTGGTTCACCGCCGCCACGATATCCTGCAACGAGGTGCCGGGCGTGAACTCGAACATGTGGCCCGACTCCTCGTCCACCTCGATGCCGGTGCGCGGTGTCACCACGGTCGCACCCCCGCTGAGGGCGTCGGGCTGATTGACATCAAAGGCCTCGGTAATGGATACCGTCATGCCGCCGTGGGTGATCGCCACCGGCGAAATACGCACGTTCTGGCCGATAATGATGGTGCCGGTACGGGAATTGATAATGACCTTGGCGACTTCCTGGGCGGGCTGCACCTCCAGGTTCTCCAGTACTGACATATAGGACACCCGCTGTGACGGGTCCCGCGGCGCACGCACCTGGATGGAGGTGGAATCCATCGCCGTGGCCATGTCCGGGCCCAGCAGACCATTGATCTGTTCCGCCACGCGCCGGGCGGTGGTGAAATCGCCGTTGTGCAGATTCAGTATCATGCTGTCGCTCTGGGCGAAGGCGCTGGGCACGGCACGCTCAACCGAGGCGCCATTGGGGATGCGGCCAACACTGGGCACGTTCACCGACAGGCGCGAACCATCCCGCCCTTCGGCGCCAAAACCGGACACCACCAGGTTACCCTGGGCGATGGCGTAGACGTTGCCGTCCGCGCCCTTGAGCGGTGACATCAGCAGGCTGCCGCCGCGCAGGCTCTTGGCATCGCCGATGGCGGACACCGTAATATCGATGGTCTGGCCGGGCTTGGCAAAGGCCGGCAGCTCGGCGTGAATCGCCACCGCGGCAATGTTCTTCGACGAGGGGTTCTGATTGGCCGGCAGGATCACGCCGAAGTTGGTCAGCATGTTGCGAAA
Proteins encoded:
- the fliS gene encoding flagellar export chaperone FliS; translated protein: MNINALKQYKSVDLRASIESATPHHLITMLLGGAQEALAKAAGAIERKDIGLRTLQLNKATDIVMNLKGTLNHEAGGELSANLDRLYDYMVRCLYEANRDNDESKVREVRGLLSQIAEGWSQIAVSEHHTTSVPAV
- the fliD gene encoding flagellar filament capping protein FliD, producing MANIISLLGAGSGLDTANLVSQLVEAERAPTQNRLDSKQETLQAQISAYGTLKSAMSGFQDVISPLANNDTFNARSVAFPDTDVITPNSLAAGAQTGTYQIEVVDVARAQSLAMGATADQNAAIGATGELSIQFGQWSYNVADEPDSFQVNDDRAALSIEVDASDSLQSIAEKINASDSGIQASVLRVDDQYQLMLTAPSGADNALQISASDASLADFEFTAANFSGVTETQQASDAELKVNGLSVKRDSNTIDDVIAGFDFTLNKSSAGEKITFSVDADKAVAEQAIRDFVEAYNTLYETAGNLTGYSTDEDNNTVKGDLSTDATAKTVMRQLRSMIGATVPGIESGFTALANLGIRTELDGTLSINETEFESALSGNFELVETLFARKTSSSNSYVEVGVGTRASSTVAGSYDVLITQDPAKGLVGGNSVTATGFDAGSDAFVPSLDTSPGDYSFKIKVNGTESDTISLTGTYSTVEELRAELQSLINGDAKLAGARAAVDVSYDSGTDAFTFTSRDYGSSSKVSFSLAGADIGQLGIDTALTGTAGKDVAGTINGVAGFGAGEVLLPDLSSGAYGLNLSISPGAAAQGAFEIGFSRGFAGGMNNLINEFLASSGPIASRETSLNDRLDDISDDREDLDRRIEKYEARLSAQFLAMEQIISSLNSTGDSLEGILDRLPYTAKD
- a CDS encoding flagellar protein FlaG gives rise to the protein MSIEASNMISPPMAKGTPSAEPSSRGIAPGQPAGVVKSQADAADSAVIAEASAEKLQAAVDKLNELMQAGGQRSLNFSVDGSTDKLVVKVMDVETQEVIRQMPTEEALKFAEHIEGMIGLIFDQKA
- a CDS encoding flagellin N-terminal helical domain-containing protein; this translates as MAMVINSNIMSLNAQRNLTASQNDLNTSMERLSSGKRINSAADDAAGLAISSRLTSEVRGLNQAVRNANDGISLIQTAEGALDESTNILQRMRELSIQSSSGTYSEGNRATLNAEVQQLVQELDRIASTTSFNGQNILDGSLGSVKLQVGAQANQTIEMSIQAMDSSTLGLGSQSADLSGAVMTAIDIQDGDVLINGSALDAHDSTTKNIDDLLSNINSNVEGVTATAFNVMEAGANATGVLTAGDSFTITVGSTNGSDAVVYQVGSGTAADGITSSNLDEMVDLINSTTGGAVTASINADNGRLVLSNTTGGTITIDDVDNTPVGNATGFTDTDSQLGSIAMSSDDGSAITVTTGANGTDADLESLGFRRVEGQGVVIGEELSPSGEQDTVLAVNDLKINGVSISAVAADGGTVNTLAEKVANINAVSDDTGVTAATVAQSSFAVNLAKVQHTVTATAAPDMTAIASIAADADLKLNGVELTGIAALTASSTVEALAAVINGETANTGVTASVDNSGYLTLSSDTAFTFTGANNGDSGDLGTGMPALDATTGATTLGADDGSIKINGYEVANIDLDDIDAAIADINGASGNTGVTASIDDNGQLQLSGNSAITIEMGQENGAATAARLGITFASDSNSDGANDSVTLNARIKLDSANDKPISIDVTANGATATGLSDMNTDLSGTVNGTALSSIDISTVAGAQKAIGAIDNALDTINSSRGDLGAISNRLDFTINNLSNISENASAARSRIEDADFAAESAALSRAQVLQQAGTAMLAQANAAPQQVLSLLQ
- a CDS encoding flagellar protein FliT, whose translation is MNPSREIAEQLLKATDALLARARSEDFENLAPLQHTRATLIEQLDHSLGSKLSVTEATELAEILQQVRSLEDDTQALLQSRKKTLLDEHHKLKKGQRAQKAYGNMG
- a CDS encoding REP-associated tyrosine transposase; amino-acid sequence: MSNYRRAWHPGGCYFFTVNLQRRHNDLLVRYIDNLREAVRHVRNRHPFVIHGWVVLPDHLHCLIELPIGDCDYAIRWSLIKSRFSRSIPPFERRSRSQSRRGERGIWQRRYREHAIRSEQDYRAHLDYIHINPLKHGLVERVSAWPYSTFHRCVAEGLYDEDWADDGQARRLSYDD
- the flgL gene encoding flagellar hook-associated protein FlgL, producing MRISTQQVFLNNVDNLSRANSELIRTQEQIATGKRVLQPSDDPLAASQIIKLEQEIARTDQFQTSIDTADRRLSLEESTLDGMFNSIVRLREITIQAGSPVLNAQNRTALAAEVDGIINQMQGLMNTKDVQGEYLFSGFQGDQQAYSFDDATQRYLFNGDAEQRFVQIGPDNRIASTDSGAQLFETVAVPTLGSNSSGAIASLAVADLDAFQPASSSGASPFTISIDDTGLLTVASADGTDVFSQDVPAVNLTTTGVTVATDDLVSFNGVDLTVGNLPAPGSGNTFTAEVGSPLERDNILNFALDLSNGLKESDTSTEAGKQQFNALLARTLDALQAAEDVNIRATTTIGARMNALEQQQLVNDDYKLYTQETLSSFQDLDYNEAISRLTLQQTTLEAAYASFSKISGMSLFDYIR